The Streptomyces sp. HSG2 genome has a segment encoding these proteins:
- a CDS encoding DUF1772 domain-containing protein: MSEDLEVLALVCTGLYAGYMLAFQSGVMPSLREVDDASFTLVMRTVNRRVPGPVFLLLFLGSLAFPAASFLVVPEARDGSETALVGAAAGCALVGHLITAGGNVPLNNALENSRHRGDERAARGAFEGRWNTLHGVRTLFAVAAFVLMAVALAQ, from the coding sequence ATGTCGGAAGATCTTGAGGTCCTCGCCCTCGTCTGCACCGGGCTGTACGCCGGATACATGCTCGCCTTCCAGTCGGGTGTCATGCCCTCCCTGAGAGAGGTGGACGACGCTTCGTTCACCCTCGTCATGCGGACGGTGAACCGAAGGGTTCCCGGGCCGGTGTTCCTGCTGCTCTTCCTCGGCTCACTGGCCTTCCCCGCCGCATCGTTCTTGGTGGTGCCGGAGGCGCGCGACGGAAGCGAGACGGCCCTCGTGGGGGCTGCCGCCGGTTGCGCGCTGGTGGGTCATCTGATCACCGCGGGCGGCAACGTCCCCCTGAACAACGCGCTGGAGAATTCCCGTCACCGGGGCGACGAGCGGGCCGCCCGGGGGGCGTTCGAGGGGCGGTGGAACACCCTGCACGGAGTGCGGACCCTGTTCGCCGTCGCCGCCTTCGTCCTCATGGCCGTGGCCCTCGCCCAGTGA
- a CDS encoding IS5 family transposase has protein sequence MSMRKPYPSDLTDEQWELVEPVITAWKARHPSVSGHQGKYAMREIVNAILYQNRTGCQWEFLPHDMPPPGAVKYYFYLWRDEGTDQDIHDLLRWHLREKRKRLADPSLVILDTQSIHAAVGVPATTTGKDAAKRVPGRKRCLAVDVLGLVVDCVVLPASAHENTAGIALLDGVAGQCDTVAKALVDQGFKKKVVDHGKNVGIDVEIVERNPAGKGFVVQAKRWIVEQTNGILMFYRRLVRDYEHRPASSRSRVFWAMTSVMSRRLTGATLASWRTT, from the coding sequence ATGAGCATGCGCAAGCCGTACCCGAGTGATCTCACCGATGAGCAGTGGGAGCTCGTCGAACCCGTGATCACGGCGTGGAAGGCCCGGCATCCGTCGGTCAGCGGGCATCAGGGGAAGTACGCGATGCGGGAGATCGTGAACGCCATCCTCTACCAGAATCGCACGGGGTGTCAGTGGGAGTTCCTGCCCCACGACATGCCCCCGCCCGGAGCGGTGAAGTACTACTTCTACCTCTGGCGCGACGAGGGCACCGACCAGGACATTCACGACCTGCTGCGCTGGCATCTGCGAGAGAAGCGGAAACGATTAGCCGACCCGAGCCTGGTGATCCTGGACACGCAGAGCATCCACGCCGCAGTCGGCGTCCCGGCCACGACGACCGGCAAGGACGCCGCGAAAAGGGTGCCGGGGAGGAAGAGATGCCTGGCCGTGGACGTACTGGGCCTGGTCGTGGACTGCGTCGTCCTGCCCGCCTCCGCGCACGAGAACACCGCCGGCATCGCCCTGCTGGACGGTGTCGCCGGGCAGTGCGACACCGTGGCCAAAGCCCTGGTCGACCAGGGCTTCAAGAAGAAGGTCGTCGATCACGGCAAGAACGTGGGCATCGACGTCGAGATCGTCGAGCGCAACCCGGCCGGCAAGGGCTTCGTCGTGCAGGCCAAGCGGTGGATCGTGGAGCAGACGAACGGGATCCTGATGTTCTACCGCCGTCTCGTACGCGACTACGAACACCGGCCCGCCTCCTCCCGATCCCGCGTCTTCTGGGCGATGACCTCCGTGATGAGCCGCCGACTCACCGGAGCCACCCTCGCTTCCTGGAGGACCACGTGA
- a CDS encoding PLP-dependent aminotransferase family protein, producing MNHDSSSHVLASVLATEIESQPAGTRIATHRELVRRFGVSATTVSEALAHLAGRGLIASRPGAGTYRTETRPMPRPGDTSWQEAALELTNNIDSATGTTRRYKAPALLGALASPGPDVVDLNGGYLHPGLQPLTHLSTAFSRAARRPEAWNRPPAGGVPELRDWFAADIGGGLGRHDILVCGGGQSALATALRALGQPGDPVVIESPTYPGTMAAAHAAGLRTIPVPLDVEGLRTDYLDDALTRTRARIVIVQPLFQNPSGASLPVQRQQAIREIARRHGAFVIEDDFARHMGHADAGPTPPPLIADDPDGTVVHIRSLTKVASPNLRVGALAARGPVMARLRSAHVVDTMFVPAPLQYTVLELVTAPAWRRSLAALATALEHRRKVAVGAVTATFGPDALTVRPRGGYHLWVSLPGHLDGAEFAAAALVSGVALTPGDHYYPVDSSTPHFRLSYVGAPSAADVDDAVRRLAPLLAER from the coding sequence ATGAATCACGATAGCAGTTCGCATGTGTTGGCCAGCGTCCTCGCGACGGAGATCGAGAGTCAACCGGCGGGAACGCGGATCGCCACGCACCGCGAACTGGTACGCCGCTTCGGGGTGAGTGCCACCACCGTCTCCGAGGCGCTGGCGCATCTCGCCGGACGGGGCCTCATTGCCTCCCGTCCGGGCGCCGGCACTTATCGCACCGAGACGCGGCCGATGCCCCGGCCCGGGGACACGTCCTGGCAGGAGGCGGCCCTGGAACTGACCAACAACATCGACTCGGCGACCGGCACCACCCGCAGATATAAGGCACCCGCCTTGCTGGGAGCGCTTGCCTCCCCAGGTCCCGACGTCGTCGACCTCAACGGGGGCTACCTGCACCCTGGTCTGCAGCCGCTCACCCACCTCAGCACCGCGTTCTCCCGCGCCGCCCGGCGTCCCGAGGCGTGGAACCGCCCGCCCGCTGGCGGGGTGCCGGAACTGCGGGACTGGTTTGCGGCCGACATCGGTGGCGGTCTGGGGCGGCACGACATCCTTGTCTGCGGCGGCGGGCAGAGCGCCCTGGCGACGGCCCTGCGCGCGCTCGGACAGCCCGGCGATCCAGTGGTCATCGAGTCGCCCACCTACCCCGGCACCATGGCCGCCGCGCATGCCGCTGGACTGCGAACCATCCCGGTCCCACTGGACGTGGAGGGGTTGCGCACCGATTACCTCGACGACGCCCTCACCCGTACCCGGGCCCGTATCGTCATCGTCCAGCCGCTGTTCCAGAATCCCAGTGGGGCCAGTCTTCCGGTGCAGAGGCAGCAAGCGATCCGCGAAATCGCCCGTCGGCACGGGGCATTCGTCATCGAGGATGACTTCGCCCGTCACATGGGACACGCCGACGCCGGGCCGACACCGCCCCCGCTGATCGCCGACGACCCCGACGGTACAGTCGTCCACATCCGTTCCTTGACGAAGGTGGCCTCACCTAACCTGCGCGTCGGCGCGCTCGCCGCCCGCGGGCCGGTGATGGCGCGGTTGCGCTCGGCCCACGTCGTGGACACCATGTTCGTGCCGGCGCCGCTGCAGTACACGGTGCTGGAGCTGGTGACGGCACCAGCCTGGCGGCGTTCCCTGGCGGCTCTTGCCACAGCCCTGGAGCACCGGCGGAAGGTCGCCGTCGGCGCGGTGACGGCGACCTTCGGACCAGACGCCCTGACGGTCCGGCCGCGGGGCGGCTACCACCTGTGGGTGTCGCTCCCTGGCCACCTCGACGGAGCGGAGTTCGCGGCGGCGGCGCTGGTCAGCGGCGTCGCTCTCACTCCGGGCGATCACTACTACCCCGTCGACAGCAGCACCCCACACTTCCGGCTCAGCTATGTGGGGGCGCCGTCGGCAGCGGACGTTGACGATGCGGTCCGCCGCCTCGCGCCGCTCCTCGCCGAGCGGTGA
- a CDS encoding transposase produces MKRINKVKLYRPTAGAPDAYPQLVPALTRPIRWELIAQQYDQMIKYATAIRTRTASTEAILRRFTRNASHPTYAAMLEVGRAQKTIFVARYLRLRDLQREIEEGLNVMESSNGANSVIAYGKGGEIASNRRDEQEMFVLCLRILQSALVYVNTLMLQNILGEPEWADLLTPADRRGLTPLFWSHVRPYGDVNLDMDARLNLAAAAVPGPRAADSDAARSTVESA; encoded by the coding sequence ATCAAGCGGATCAACAAGGTGAAGCTGTACCGGCCGACGGCCGGCGCCCCGGACGCCTACCCGCAGCTGGTCCCGGCGCTGACCCGCCCGATCCGCTGGGAACTCATCGCCCAGCAGTACGACCAGATGATCAAGTATGCGACCGCGATCCGGACCCGGACCGCGTCCACCGAGGCGATCCTGCGCCGCTTCACCCGCAACGCCTCCCACCCCACCTACGCGGCCATGCTGGAGGTCGGCCGCGCGCAGAAAACCATCTTCGTGGCCCGCTATCTGCGGCTGCGGGATCTTCAGCGGGAGATCGAGGAGGGCTTGAACGTCATGGAGTCCTCCAACGGCGCCAACTCCGTGATCGCCTACGGCAAGGGCGGAGAGATCGCCTCGAACCGGCGCGACGAACAGGAGATGTTCGTCCTGTGCCTGCGCATCCTCCAGTCCGCCCTGGTCTACGTGAACACCCTGATGCTTCAGAACATCCTCGGTGAGCCGGAGTGGGCGGACCTCCTCACCCCTGCCGATCGGCGCGGTCTGACCCCGCTGTTCTGGTCCCACGTCCGGCCCTACGGCGACGTGAACCTCGACATGGACGCCCGCCTCAACCTCGCCGCGGCGGCCGTTCCGGGGCCCCGGGCCGCGGACAGCGACGCCGCCCGATCCACCGTGGAGAGCGCATGA
- a CDS encoding IS3 family transposase produces the protein MIDHLRDKGLGVDPVCRVLDLSPSTYFARKTRPKSARRLRDEELIPLITGVWEDSGHTYGARRITRALVRAGHRVARCTVERLMGELGIEGVIRGQRRRTTVPEPAAPRPPDLVNRRFTAERPNQLWLADLTYIRTWSGWVYVAFVLDAYSRRIVGWQAATHMRTDLPLDALEMALWRQKIKKDAQLIHHSDRGSQYVSIRYTERLTEVGASASVGSVADSYESAERELLSVS, from the coding sequence GTGATCGACCACCTGCGCGACAAGGGCCTCGGGGTCGATCCCGTCTGCCGGGTGCTGGACCTGTCACCGTCGACGTACTTCGCGCGCAAGACGCGGCCGAAGTCGGCTCGCCGGCTCCGCGATGAGGAGCTGATTCCGCTAATCACAGGCGTTTGGGAGGACTCCGGCCACACCTACGGCGCCCGCCGCATCACCCGCGCGCTGGTCCGCGCCGGCCACCGCGTCGCCCGCTGCACGGTCGAGCGGCTGATGGGCGAGCTCGGTATCGAGGGCGTCATCCGCGGACAGCGCCGCCGCACCACGGTCCCCGAACCGGCCGCGCCGCGCCCGCCGGACCTGGTCAACCGCCGCTTCACCGCCGAGCGGCCCAACCAGCTCTGGCTGGCAGATCTCACCTACATCCGCACATGGTCGGGGTGGGTCTACGTGGCGTTCGTCCTGGACGCGTACTCACGCCGGATCGTGGGCTGGCAGGCCGCCACGCACATGCGCACGGACCTGCCACTGGACGCGCTGGAGATGGCGCTGTGGAGGCAGAAGATCAAGAAGGACGCCCAGCTCATCCACCACAGCGACAGAGGGTCGCAATACGTGTCCATTCGCTATACGGAACGTCTCACGGAGGTCGGGGCTTCCGCGTCGGTGGGGTCCGTCGCGGACAGCTATGAGAGTGCGGAACGTGAGCTCTTGTCCGTTTCGTGA
- a CDS encoding integrase core domain-containing protein has product MTRPTERHIPHSDNAMAEALNGTFKAELIEHQGPWRDFDQVERAVFQWVAWYNSERLHSALDYVPPDEYEQAHWAQLHEVPQTA; this is encoded by the coding sequence ATGACAAGACCGACAGAACGCCACATACCGCACTCTGACAACGCGATGGCCGAAGCCCTGAACGGCACGTTCAAGGCCGAACTGATCGAGCATCAGGGGCCATGGCGGGACTTCGACCAGGTCGAGCGGGCCGTCTTCCAGTGGGTCGCGTGGTACAACAGTGAACGCCTCCACTCCGCCCTCGACTACGTACCGCCCGACGAGTACGAACAGGCGCACTGGGCGCAACTGCACGAAGTCCCGCAGACCGCTTGA
- a CDS encoding DMT family transporter, with the protein MRDGTFFAALGVLSFSFSFPGTVWALDGFGPWSATGVRGVLAAVIALTALLLTRAPIPARADWAALAVVAGGCAIGFPLLTTLALQTSSTAHSAVVIGALPMATASISAFRTRRHPSKAFWAAAGTGAVTVIAFTLSQNHGRPSLADLYLFGALLVCAAGYAEGGRLSARMPGWHVIAWGVTLSAPVNLLVSVLALPHEPVHLTAKAVAGMAYIAAISQFGGFVVWYKGMGLIGVARASQLQLAQPLLTLVWAVLLLGEHLTATVPLTAAVVLACIVVTQRARTS; encoded by the coding sequence ATGCGCGACGGCACCTTCTTCGCCGCCCTCGGCGTCCTCAGCTTCTCCTTCAGCTTCCCCGGGACAGTCTGGGCCCTGGACGGCTTCGGCCCCTGGAGCGCCACAGGGGTTCGCGGTGTGCTGGCCGCCGTCATCGCTCTCACAGCGCTCCTCCTGACACGGGCACCCATCCCGGCCCGGGCCGACTGGGCCGCCCTCGCCGTTGTAGCTGGCGGCTGCGCCATCGGGTTCCCGCTGCTGACGACCCTGGCGCTGCAGACCTCCTCGACGGCACACTCGGCGGTCGTCATCGGGGCACTCCCGATGGCCACGGCGAGCATCTCCGCCTTCCGCACCCGGCGCCATCCCTCGAAAGCGTTCTGGGCGGCCGCCGGCACCGGCGCGGTCACCGTCATCGCTTTCACGCTCTCGCAGAACCACGGCCGCCCGAGCCTTGCCGACCTCTATCTCTTCGGGGCCCTGCTGGTCTGTGCGGCCGGCTACGCCGAGGGCGGCCGACTCTCGGCCCGCATGCCGGGCTGGCACGTCATCGCCTGGGGGGTGACGCTCTCCGCCCCCGTCAACCTGCTGGTGTCCGTCCTGGCGCTGCCGCACGAGCCAGTGCACCTGACCGCCAAGGCCGTCGCCGGTATGGCCTACATCGCCGCCATCTCCCAGTTCGGCGGCTTCGTCGTCTGGTACAAGGGCATGGGCCTGATCGGGGTGGCGCGCGCCAGCCAACTCCAGCTTGCCCAGCCACTGCTGACGCTCGTGTGGGCAGTGCTCCTACTCGGTGAGCACTTGACCGCCACCGTGCCCCTCACCGCAGCGGTGGTGCTCGCCTGCATCGTTGTTACCCAGCGTGCCCGGACGTCCTGA
- a CDS encoding transposase, producing the protein MPAPRKYPDELRERAVREVRSSGRPIAHVARDLGIHKEALRGWVRQAEADAGERDDRLTTAEREELKELRKENAELRRANEILKAASVFFAQEIDRPRTRPSR; encoded by the coding sequence ATGCCAGCACCCCGTAAATATCCTGATGAGCTGCGTGAGCGCGCGGTGCGCGAGGTCCGCTCGAGCGGACGTCCCATCGCGCACGTCGCCCGCGACCTTGGCATCCACAAGGAGGCCCTGCGCGGCTGGGTCCGCCAGGCCGAGGCGGACGCCGGTGAACGCGACGACCGGCTGACGACTGCCGAGCGCGAGGAGTTGAAGGAACTCCGAAAGGAGAATGCCGAGTTGAGGCGGGCCAACGAAATCCTGAAGGCCGCCTCGGTGTTTTTTGCCCAGGAGATCGACCGTCCCCGGACGAGGCCGAGCAGGTGA
- a CDS encoding NmrA family NAD(P)-binding protein: MSTQAQNTAPILVIGGTGKTGRRVVDRLQAHGRPARVGSRSSEIPFVWEDESTWETALGGVSAAYVTYYPDLAFPGAKETVERLAAFAVARGVRRLVLLSGRGEEGAVASEDALKASGCDWTVVRANWFNQNFSESFFLDPVRSGELALPTGDAVEPFVDADDIADVVVAALTDARHIGKTYELSGPRLLSFHDVVRELSAATGRTITYVPVSADDYRAALRELGEPEEFADLFTLIVDGRNASVVHGVREALGREPKDFSDYAKEAAATGVWDA, translated from the coding sequence ATGAGCACTCAAGCGCAGAACACCGCACCCATCCTTGTCATAGGCGGCACCGGCAAGACCGGACGACGGGTTGTCGACCGCCTCCAAGCGCACGGCCGCCCCGCGCGGGTCGGCTCCCGCAGCAGCGAGATCCCCTTCGTCTGGGAGGACGAGAGCACCTGGGAGACCGCGCTGGGCGGGGTCTCCGCCGCCTACGTGACCTACTACCCGGACCTCGCGTTCCCCGGCGCCAAGGAGACCGTCGAGCGGTTAGCCGCCTTCGCTGTCGCGCGGGGTGTCCGCCGCCTGGTGCTGCTGTCCGGCCGGGGTGAGGAGGGCGCCGTCGCCAGTGAGGACGCCCTCAAGGCGTCCGGCTGCGACTGGACCGTCGTCCGAGCCAACTGGTTCAACCAGAACTTCAGCGAGAGTTTCTTCCTCGATCCGGTCCGCTCGGGTGAACTGGCGCTGCCCACCGGGGACGCCGTCGAACCGTTCGTGGACGCCGACGACATCGCCGACGTCGTGGTCGCCGCACTGACCGACGCCCGTCACATCGGCAAGACCTACGAACTGTCCGGTCCCCGGCTGCTGAGTTTCCACGACGTGGTCCGGGAGCTGTCGGCGGCCACTGGCCGGACCATCACCTACGTGCCGGTCAGTGCCGACGACTACCGCGCGGCGCTGCGAGAGCTCGGCGAGCCGGAGGAGTTCGCGGACCTCTTCACCCTCATCGTCGACGGCCGCAACGCCAGCGTGGTGCACGGCGTCCGTGAAGCGCTCGGGCGAGAGCCCAAGGACTTCTCGGACTACGCCAAGGAGGCCGCGGCCACCGGAGTCTGGGACGCCTGA
- a CDS encoding transposase — MKVQENGCPVVMKHYPPEFKADAVALYESRPGATIKSVAADLGVNPETLRNWIRAAGAARPRGRRPEGPAVPESSLQAELAAARKKIRELEEERELLRKAAKYFAGETRW, encoded by the coding sequence TTGAAGGTCCAGGAGAACGGATGTCCCGTGGTCATGAAGCACTACCCGCCTGAGTTCAAGGCGGACGCGGTCGCGCTGTACGAGTCGCGGCCCGGGGCGACGATCAAGTCGGTCGCCGCTGATCTGGGGGTCAACCCGGAGACGCTGAGGAACTGGATCCGGGCGGCCGGTGCCGCCCGTCCCCGTGGCCGCCGCCCGGAGGGTCCGGCGGTGCCGGAGTCTTCGCTTCAGGCAGAGCTCGCCGCCGCGCGGAAGAAGATCCGCGAGCTGGAGGAGGAACGCGAGCTCCTGCGGAAGGCCGCGAAGTATTTCGCCGGGGAGACGCGCTGGTGA
- a CDS encoding IS3 family transposase (programmed frameshift), protein MVMKHYPPEFKADAVALYESRPGATIKSVAADLGVNPETLRNWIRAAGAARPRGRRPEGPAVPESSLQAELAAARKKIRELEEERELLRKAAKYFAGGDALVNRFQFVCDHQRRYGVKRLCQVLGIARSSFYYWRRTAPDRAARRAADAQLAARIQTVHRESDGTYGVPRITAELREDGERVNHKRVARLMRTAGIAGTRLRRRHRTTVPDPAAAKAPDLIGRDFTATEPNTRYAGDITYLPLEGGKFLYLATVIDLASRRLAGWALADHMRTELVTDALDAAIRTRGSLAGAVMHSDHGAQYTSRAFAHACAKAGVRQSMSAVGSSADNALAESFNATFKRETLQGRKSWSSEREARLDAFRWLNRYNTRRRHSRLGQRSPIAYETALAATSTTLAQAA, encoded by the exons GTGGTCATGAAGCACTACCCGCCTGAGTTCAAGGCGGACGCGGTCGCGTTGTACGAGTCGCGGCCCGGGGCGACGATCAAGTCGGTCGCCGCTGATCTGGGGGTCAACCCGGAGACGCTGAGGAACTGGATCCGGGCGGCCGGTGCCGCCCGTCCCCGTGGCCGCCGCCCGGAGGGTCCGGCGGTGCCGGAGTCTTCGCTTCAGGCAGAGCTCGCCGCCGCGCGGAAGAAGATCCGCGAGCTGGAGGAGGAACGCGAGCTCCTGCGGAAGGCCGCGAAGTATTTCGCCGGGG GAGACGCGCTGGTGAACCGCTTCCAGTTCGTCTGCGACCACCAGCGCCGATACGGCGTGAAGCGGTTGTGCCAGGTCCTGGGCATCGCCCGCTCCAGCTTCTACTACTGGCGCCGGACCGCACCGGACCGGGCGGCCCGCCGGGCGGCCGACGCCCAGCTCGCCGCACGGATCCAAACCGTCCACCGGGAGTCGGACGGCACCTACGGTGTCCCCAGGATCACCGCCGAGCTCCGCGAGGACGGTGAGCGCGTCAACCACAAGCGCGTCGCCCGCCTCATGCGCACTGCCGGTATCGCCGGGACGCGCCTGCGCCGCAGACACCGCACCACGGTCCCGGACCCGGCCGCCGCGAAGGCGCCCGACCTGATCGGCCGGGACTTCACCGCCACGGAGCCGAACACCAGGTATGCCGGCGATATTACGTATCTCCCGCTGGAAGGTGGGAAGTTCCTCTATCTCGCCACGGTCATCGACCTCGCCTCGCGCCGCCTGGCCGGATGGGCGCTGGCCGATCACATGCGGACCGAGCTCGTCACCGATGCCCTGGACGCGGCGATACGGACCCGCGGCAGCCTCGCGGGGGCCGTCATGCACAGCGACCACGGGGCGCAATACACCAGTCGGGCCTTCGCCCACGCCTGCGCGAAGGCCGGTGTCCGCCAGTCCATGAGCGCGGTCGGCAGCTCGGCGGACAACGCGCTGGCCGAGTCCTTCAACGCGACGTTCAAGCGGGAAACCCTCCAAGGCCGCAAGAGCTGGTCCAGCGAGCGCGAAGCCCGGCTCGACGCCTTCCGATGGCTGAACCGCTACAACACCCGACGCCGCCACTCACGACTCGGACAACGCAGCCCGATCGCCTACGAGACGGCACTCGCCGCAACATCAACTACGCTGGCTCAAGCCGCATAG
- a CDS encoding transposase, translating to MPPTVVRRPQGGGRRRADDREVLAAIFLVASTGCTWRQLPPVFGPSWPTVYRRYNEWSQAHVWPRLHQTVADRMGECEAAHWSLLAISSVSLRTGQSSK from the coding sequence GTGCCCCCGACAGTCGTCAGACGCCCGCAGGGCGGCGGCCGCCGCAGGGCCGACGACCGGGAGGTGCTGGCGGCGATCTTCCTGGTAGCGAGCACCGGATGTACCTGGCGGCAGCTGCCGCCGGTCTTCGGGCCCAGCTGGCCGACCGTCTACCGGCGGTACAACGAATGGAGTCAGGCCCATGTCTGGCCCCGCCTGCACCAGACCGTTGCGGACCGGATGGGCGAGTGCGAGGCTGCACACTGGTCCCTGCTCGCCATCTCTTCCGTATCGCTGAGGACGGGCCAGAGCAGCAAATGA
- a CDS encoding IS1634 family transposase, whose amino-acid sequence MYVRTTKRENKSGTVRYLHLAHNEWDPVKGRAVPKVLFTFGREDDLDREAVRRLVMSLSKLLEPGDALAATAASDLEFVSSVPFGGAYVLDQLWRRLRIDQIVGRVGQPKRGRRRDMTATERVLFALVANRALAPSSKLAAAEWITNDVHIDGLAETGEQPCYRAMDWLHEVQDDLEKQVFDEVANLLNLEVDLLFFDTTSTYFELEEPDEPLARNDAGRRLDADDVDDNEARQAGFRTYGKSKDSRDDLPQIVIGMAVTRDGIPVRCWCWPGNTSDQTLIRQVKDEMRDWTLSKIVWVADRGFSSAANRRYLRKGDHAYIIGEKLRSGSPEVQAALSRQGRYQDVGENMRVKEVRISDTDRFVICHNPEAAERDRHMREQLVAQLAGLIADTDKLSDFKRGELRGKIADKPGLNRYLRATPAGKLRVDQAKIKAEENLDGKYLLRCSDPHLSAEDIALGYKQLLEVERGWRDMKQIIDLRPVYHRLEERIRAHVILCWLALLLIRITETTTGKTWPHIRRELDRLHLGTFTGRTGTFQQVTTLTKPQRDLLAKLDIPAPKQVVSLQPTPR is encoded by the coding sequence ATGTACGTGAGGACGACGAAGCGGGAGAACAAGTCCGGCACGGTCCGGTACCTGCATCTGGCCCACAACGAGTGGGATCCGGTGAAGGGGCGGGCGGTGCCGAAGGTGCTGTTCACCTTCGGCCGCGAGGACGACCTGGACCGCGAGGCGGTCAGGCGTCTGGTCATGTCTCTATCGAAGCTGCTGGAGCCGGGCGACGCGCTGGCCGCAACCGCGGCGTCGGACCTGGAGTTCGTCTCCTCGGTGCCGTTCGGCGGCGCCTATGTGCTCGACCAGCTGTGGCGCCGGCTGCGGATCGACCAGATCGTGGGCCGGGTCGGGCAGCCCAAGCGAGGCCGGCGCCGGGACATGACCGCGACCGAGCGGGTGCTGTTCGCCCTGGTCGCCAACCGGGCGCTGGCCCCGTCGTCGAAGCTCGCGGCGGCGGAGTGGATCACGAACGACGTGCACATCGACGGCCTGGCCGAGACCGGCGAACAGCCCTGCTACCGGGCGATGGACTGGCTGCACGAGGTGCAGGACGACTTGGAGAAGCAGGTGTTCGACGAGGTCGCGAACCTGCTGAACCTGGAGGTCGACCTGCTGTTCTTCGATACCACCAGCACCTACTTCGAACTGGAGGAGCCCGACGAGCCCCTCGCCCGCAACGACGCGGGCCGGCGCCTGGACGCCGACGATGTGGACGACAACGAGGCCAGGCAGGCCGGGTTTCGGACCTACGGCAAGTCGAAGGACTCCCGCGACGACCTGCCGCAGATCGTGATCGGCATGGCCGTCACCAGGGACGGCATCCCGGTCCGCTGCTGGTGCTGGCCGGGCAACACCTCCGACCAGACGCTGATCCGGCAGGTCAAGGACGAGATGCGGGACTGGACCCTGTCCAAGATCGTGTGGGTGGCAGACCGCGGTTTCTCCTCCGCCGCCAACCGCCGCTACCTGCGCAAGGGCGACCACGCCTACATCATCGGCGAGAAGCTCCGCTCCGGAAGTCCCGAGGTGCAGGCCGCCCTGTCCCGCCAGGGCCGCTACCAGGACGTCGGCGAGAACATGCGCGTCAAGGAGGTGCGGATATCCGACACCGACCGGTTCGTCATCTGCCACAACCCTGAAGCGGCCGAGCGTGACCGGCACATGCGCGAACAACTCGTCGCCCAGCTGGCCGGCTTGATCGCCGACACCGACAAGCTCAGCGACTTCAAGCGGGGTGAACTACGCGGGAAGATCGCCGACAAGCCCGGCCTGAACCGCTACCTTCGCGCTACCCCGGCCGGCAAGCTCCGCGTCGACCAGGCGAAGATCAAGGCGGAGGAGAACCTCGACGGGAAGTACCTCCTGCGCTGCTCGGACCCCCACCTGAGCGCCGAGGACATCGCGCTGGGCTACAAGCAACTGCTCGAAGTCGAGCGCGGCTGGCGCGACATGAAGCAGATCATCGACCTGCGGCCCGTCTACCACCGCCTCGAAGAACGCATCCGAGCCCACGTCATCCTCTGCTGGCTCGCCCTCCTCCTCATCCGGATCACCGAGACCACCACCGGCAAGACCTGGCCGCACATCCGACGCGAACTCGACCGCCTCCATCTGGGCACCTTCACCGGCCGCACCGGCACGTTCCAGCAGGTCACCACCCTGACCAAGCCTCAGCGCGACCTACTCGCGAAGCTGGACATCCCCGCCCCCAAGCAGGTCGTCTCACTTCAGCCCACACCTCGCTGA
- a CDS encoding SDR family NAD(P)-dependent oxidoreductase codes for MIPAQPEKTALVTGANRGIGREIARQLAKAGAHTLMTGRNRKAVAEAVEELRSDGLPVEALELDVASSDSIRAAADEVARRFGRLDILVNNAGIRVEEYGKLPSQQPLHQWRETFESNLFGVVEVTCALLPLLRASPAGRIVNVASMLASLTRHSDPDSYTYSATFRVRNVSSCPFRD; via the coding sequence GTGATACCCGCACAGCCTGAGAAGACCGCACTCGTCACCGGCGCCAACCGCGGTATCGGCCGGGAGATCGCTCGCCAACTCGCCAAGGCGGGCGCCCACACCCTCATGACCGGTCGCAACCGGAAGGCGGTGGCTGAAGCGGTGGAGGAACTGCGCAGCGACGGTCTCCCCGTCGAGGCGCTCGAACTCGACGTGGCCAGCTCCGACAGCATCCGGGCCGCCGCGGACGAGGTCGCCCGCCGCTTCGGGCGCCTGGACATCCTCGTCAACAACGCGGGCATCCGCGTCGAGGAGTACGGCAAGCTGCCGTCCCAGCAGCCGCTGCACCAGTGGCGCGAGACATTCGAGAGCAACCTCTTCGGCGTCGTAGAGGTCACCTGTGCCCTGCTGCCGCTGCTTCGCGCGTCCCCCGCGGGCCGCATCGTCAACGTCGCCAGCATGCTCGCCTCCCTGACCCGGCACAGCGACCCGGACTCCTATACCTACAGCGCCACTTTCAGAGTGCGGAACGTGAGCTCTTGTCCGTTTCGTGATTGA